Proteins from a genomic interval of Natator depressus isolate rNatDep1 chromosome 20, rNatDep2.hap1, whole genome shotgun sequence:
- the MARS1 gene encoding methionine--tRNA ligase, cytoplasmic isoform X1 encodes MRLYLSEGSAQGLKVLAAAGASGARVRLERVPPDGRVVPFLTHPRVPALHLDSGTFLFSPNAICQYFFLLAGKEPDDLTNQWLEWEATELQPAVSTALYCHLVQGKKEEVLGAIRKPLTYIDQSLTSKATPYLAGEAESVADFVVWATLYPVLRDEFGLPDELQALRSWFQTMNLLEPCRSAAESVLTPKGAQEFKAYLQKQPGPSLHWEKPATNEPEEEELAERSLSEEEIAAAAEAWPRGPAALPERWQPPSPVLPVEGRRNVLITSALPYVNNVPHLGNIIGCVLSADVFARYCRLRNWNTLYVCGTDEYGTATETKALEEGLTPQQICDKYNAIHAQIYRWFDISFDYFGRTTTPHQTTIAQDIFQRLLERDMLRTDTVDQLRCERCQRFLADRFVEGTCPFCNYEEARGDQCDKCGKLINAVELKKPQCKVCKDSPVVKSSQHLFLDLPKLEGRLEKWLEQSWATGDWTANSRFITRSWIRDGLKPRCITRDLKWGTPVPLDGFRDKVFYVWFDAPIGYLSITANYTDQWERWWKNPQQVQLYNFMAKDNVPFHSVVFPCTLLGAEDNYTLVNHLVATEYLNYEDGKFSKSRGVGVFGDMAQDTGIPADIWRFYLLFLRPEGQDSTFSWTDLMLKNNSELLNNLGNFVNRAGMFVCKFFGGRVPHMELGTDDKRLLAHVTLELRQYNQLLEKVRIRDALRCILSVSRYGNQYIQVNEPWKRIKGHDADRTRAGTVTGVAVNIASLISVMLQPYMPSISATIQRQLCVPKACNVLTDTFLCLLPPGHQIGTVSPLFQKLESEQIEALRKRFGEGQLEDSTLELKAHVAYVASADVTPPGPGGGMVLAGDPQKAEELAEELAKQADHVRQLKASKAEKGQIDAEVAKLLELKKQLALAEGKTPEPPAPKGKKRK; translated from the exons GTACTTCTTCCTCTTAGCTGGAAAGGAGCCTGACGATCTCACCAATCAGTGGCTTGAATGGGAAGCAACGGAGCTGCAG CCGGCCGTGTCCACAGCCCTGTATTGCCACCTGGTgcaaggaaaaaaagaagaagttcTAGGGGCCATCAGGAAACCGTTAACCTACATTGATCAAAGCTTGACCAGCAAGGCCACTCCTTACCTCGCCGGG GAGGCAGAATCAGTAGCCGACTTTGTCGTGTGGGCCACCCTTTACCCTGTGTTGCGGGATGAATTCGGCCTGCCAG ATGAACTGCAGGCTCTGAGGAGCTGGTTCCAGACCATGAACCTCTTGGAGCCCTGCAGAAGTGCCGCGGAGTCCGTGCTGACGCCCAAGGGAGCCCAGGAGTTCAAAGCCTATCTACAGAAACAGCCAGGGCCCAGCCTGCACTGGGAGAAGCCAGCAACTAACGAGCCAGAG GAAGAGGAATTGGCCGAGCGCTCGTTGTCGGAGGAAGAAATCGCAGCTGCTGCGGAAGCCTGGCCCAGAGGCCCGGCAGCCCTGCCCGAACGCTGGCAGCCGCCGAGCCCTGT GCTGCCGGTGGAGGGCAGAAGGAACGTCCTGATCACCAGCGCCTTGCCCTATGTCAACAACGTGCCCCACCTGGGGAACATCATCGGCTGCGTCCTCAGTGCCGACGTCTTCGCCAG GTACTGCCGCCTACGGAATTGGAACACGCTGTATGTGTGTGGGACGGACGAGTACGGGACGGCCACGGAGACCAAGGCCCTGGAGGAGGGGCTGACGCCCCAGCAGATCTGCGACAAGTACAATGCCATCCACGCCCAGATCTACCGCTGGTTCGACATCTCCTTTGACTATTTTGGCCGGACCACCACGCCCCACCAGACCAC GATAGCCCAGGACATCTTCCAGCGCCTGCTGGAGCGCGACATGCTGCGGACGGACACCGTGGACCAGCTGCGGTGCGAGCGCTGCCAGCGCTTCCTGGCCGACCGCTTTGTGGAGggcacctgccccttctgcaacTACGAGGAGGCCCGGGGCGACCAGTGTGACAAGTGCGGGAAGCTCATCAACGCGGTGGAGCTCAAG AAACCTCAGTGCAAAGTGTGCAAAGACTCCCCGGTGGTGAAGTCCTCGCAGCATCTCTTCCTGGACCTGCCCAAG CTGGAGGGGCGCCTGGAGAAGTGGTTGGAGCAGTCGTGGGCCACGGGTGACTGGACGGCCAATTCCCGCTTCATCACCCGCTCCTGGATCCGTGACGGCCTCAAGCCCCGCTGCATCACCCGCGACCTGAAATGGGGGACGCCCGTCCCGCTGGACGGCTTCCGCGACAAG GTGTTCTACGTCTGGTTCGATGCCCCGATCGGCTACCTGTCCATCACGGCCAACTACACCGACCAGTGGGAGAGGTGGTGGAAGAACCCACAGCAG gtCCAGCTCTACAACTTCATGGCCAAGGACAACGTCCCCTTCCACAGCGTCGTCTTCCCCTGCACACTGCTCGGTGCTGAGGATAACTACACGCTGGTCAACCACCTCGTTGCCACAG AGTACCTCAACTACGAGGACGGGAAGTTCTCCAAGAGCCGCGGCGTGGGGGTGTTCGGGGACATGGCCCAGGACACAGGGATCCCTGCTGACATCTGGCGCTTCTACCTGCTCTTCCTGCGCCCCGAGGGGCAGGACAGCACCTTCTCCTGGACCGACCTCATGCTGAAGAACAACTCGGAGCTGCTCAACAACCTGGGCAACTTTGTCAACAG ggccggGATGTTCGTCTGTAAGTTCTTCGGCGGGCGCGTCCCCCACATGGAGCTGGGCACGGACGACAAGCGGCTGCTGGCTCACGTCACCCTGGAGCTGCGCCAGTACAACCAGCTGCTGGAGAAGGTCCG GATCCGGGATGCCCTGCGCTGCATCCTGAGCGTTTCTCGCTATGGCAACCAGTACATCCAGGTGAACGAGCCCTGGAAACGGATCAAGGGTCATGACGCTGACAG GACTCGGGCGGGCACCGTGACAGGCGTGGCCGTCAATATCGCCTCCCTGATCTCAGTCATGCTGCAGCCATACATGCCCAGCATCAGCGCCACCATCCAGCGCCAGCTCTGTGTGCCGAAGGCCTGCAATGTGCTGACTGacaccttcctctgcctcctaCCCCCTGGGCACCAGATCGGCACG GTGAGCCCCCTGTTCCAGAAGCTGGAGAGTGAGCAAATTGAAGCCCTGCGGAAGCGGTTTGGTGAAGGGCAG cTGGAAGACTCCACCTTGGAGCTGAAG gCACATGTTGCCTACGTGGCCTCGGCCGACGTGACACCCCCTGGGCCTGGGGGAGGCATGGTGCTGGCAGGGGACCCCCAGAAGGCTGAGGAGCTGGCCGAGGAGCTGGCCAAACAG GCTGACCACGTGCGCCAGCTGAAGGCCAGCAAGGCGGAGAAGGGGCAGATCGATGCTGAGGTTGCCAAGCTGCTGGAGCTGAAGAAGCAGCTGGCGCTGGCTGAGGGGAAGACCCCCGAGCCCCCGGCCCCcaaggggaagaagaggaaataG
- the MBD6 gene encoding methyl-CpG-binding domain protein 6, whose translation MNGGDEPAGGDPGGCPVAVPVGWQRKVEEGTVQYISPSGTNLTSLEQTRAYLLTDGTCKCGLECPLNVHKVFNFNPAAVVVPRGGAGAQGDQDMTKLCNHRRKTVAMATLYRSMESAAPLGPPRLGPGVGLSQTYHSGIASCHPPAPFGRVPGLEGKGPGKPQPMEKAPEARTEPCLACPGDRPTSTRPSQASSFPRHHSALFGDVFPGRTPCVSSTNGAYPARPAFPLQSFGLEPLDAVPRPFPLGSPAGLPFPPPDEMVPPAAPSPLGKPPLPATPPPEGAPTWSSRACPMPAGASLGRLAASTALSSVSSPGGSAELSPQCSRPSSTSSEPGGPPLGPRPPAGAPQPCKDEAPPSNALANQSSNNLPVPLGTVPEGKGLPGFLGLPLSQLLQQPGAPSFPASSLLSAAAKAQLASQRHADEPPSSTLPGHLLGSNVLLSVVGGRALPKPRRQRRAPTVLRLLKDSQQGPAGPEEAPAPRARPREQPPRPPPGAAPPPGEARGSPLAPLAPSQPLSSLLSLLGTQPPGLPPLPLGDSPPGLLPSFQDFNSQLLSLLSQLASTSSDLASGSAPQPKAPAPSTAAGATVSPAATKAASGCGPSSSTGEGSLGVPRVPLPPGPEPFPFLGQEQVLPFGGSLPPGLLQGGFLGSLPFSLALSQPQLLGCPGQGEAPLPALGLPGEPEGQGLQTLLMASLLQSQPQSPLLGLGLPGLDLLQQPGGLLPALLPLPDPPCQGDLPDGPLQPLLFPALPTSPAVLALNSALLAAGLAAPDAQPGVAGSPMAPTSTGTTPTTTEAPSAEGRAPEPPGAFGSAPVPGSAPVPPSSSGRLHPLLPPLVCPLLSAALLGDLSVLSPLGAAGSPLLQSQPQLLSPSLPVPLGFQLFQGQPPVVGQLGSSSPLACLLQLSPGFGAPEKPVTALSEGPSPNPPSVPEPEPPAPFAPFCTDAAPAALPSALDSPSVPRATDYPATSTLELAGPGQQGALGFATPMGQLDVGAAGPPCSRTPLKRARRSAEELNGNIPPRAAPRRTKSARRGAGRGRGAWGRGRHFNGQAGELGEKAAPSGHPPHPAWRCNGEIPVPGTASPLALNKAEEIKGNPGRLRPSRRGRRRKVSAPRPSTRLETPRARGPTTEPGSVPTVSATRWVRVGCWQQLVFSPVPSAPQLAGTEPPHLSPVPHRGVWAPPSVSFHSRWRGVEPRAGPGVLTPLPSALAWDIDPAAWHHSLPSSTLPSHPRRRTAPPGGAPGLAAPPRTAAGSW comes from the exons ATGAATGGTGGTGATGAGCCCGCTGGCGGAGATCCAGGTGGGTGCCCGGTGGCCGTGCCCGTGGGCTGGCAGCGGAAGGTGGAGGAGGGCACCGTGCAGTATATCAG TCCTAGTGGCACGAACCTCACCTCGCTGGAGCAGACCCGCGCCTACCTCCTGACAGACGGCACCTGCAAGTGTGGCCTGGAGTGTCCGCTCAACGTGCACAAG GTTTTCAACTTCAACCCGGCGGCTGTGGTGGTGCCgcgggggggggccggggcccAGGGCGACCAGGACATGACCAAGCTGTGCAACCACCGCCGGAAAACCGTCGCCATGGCCACCCTGTACCGCAGCATGGAGAGCGCCGCGCCCCTGGGCCCGCCGCGCCTGGGCCCAG GGGTCGGGCTGAGCCAGACGTACCACTCAGGCATCGCCAGCTGCCATCCGCCAGCGCCCTTCGGCAGAGTGCCCGGCCTGGAGGGCAAGGGTCCCGGCAAGCCCCAGCCCATGGAGAAGGCCCCAGAGGCGCGAACGGAGCCCTGCCTGGCCTGCCCCGGAGACCGGCCCACCAGCACCCGGCCCAGCCAGGCCTCGTCCTTCCCACGTCACCACAGCGCCCTCTTCGGGGACGTCTTCCCGGGCAGGACGCCCTGCGTCAGCTCCACCAACGGCGCTTACCCGGCGCGCCCGGCCTTCCCCCTGCAGAGCTTTGGCCTGGAGCCCCTGGACGCGGtcccccggcccttccccctGGGTTCCCCCGCcggcctccccttccccccaccagacGAGATGGTgccacctgctgcccccagccccctggggaagcctCCACTCCCCGCCACGCCGCCCCCTGAGGGGGCCCCCACCTGGAGCAGCCGCGCTTGCCCCATGCCCGCAGGTGCCTCCCTCGGCAGGCTGGCTGCCTCCACTGCGCTCTCCTCTGTCTCGTCGCCAGGGGGCAGCGCCGAGCTGTCCCCGCAGTGCTCCcgcccctcctccacctcctcggAGCCTGGGGGGCCCCCGCTGGGCCCCAGGCCCCCTGcaggggccccccagccctgcaaggACGAGGCGCCCCCCAGCAATGCCTTAGCCAACCAAAGCAGCAATAACCTGCCAGTGCCCTTAGGCACCGTGCCCGAGGGCAAGGggctgcctggcttcctgggcCTGCCCCTGAGCCAGCTGCTTCAGCAGCCGGgtgccccctccttccccgccaGCAGCCTGCTGAGCGCGGCCGCCAAGGCCCAGCTGGCCAGCCAGCGGCACGCCGATGAGCCCCCCTCTAGCACTTTACCCGGGCACCTGCTGGGCTCCAACGTGCTGCTCTCCGTGGTGGGTGGGCGGGCGCTGCCCAAGCCCCGGCGCCAACGCCGCGCGCCCACCGTGCTGCGGCTGCTGAAGGACTCCCAGCAGGGCCCAGCTGGGCCGGAGgaggcccccgccccccgggcccgGCCCAGAGAGCAGCCCCCCCGGCCGCCCCCGGGGGCTGCCCCACCGCCCGGGGAGGCCAGGggcagccccctggcccccctcgcccccagccAGCCGCTGTCATCCCTGCTGAGCCTGCTGGGCACCCagccccctggcctgcccccGCTGCCCCTGGGCGACAGCCCCCCCGGCCTCCTGCCCTCCTTCCAGGACTTCAACAGTCAACTCCTCAGCCTCCTCAGCCAGCTGGCCTCCACCTCCTCCGACCTGGCCTCAGGGAGCGCCCCCCAGCCGAAAGCGCCCGCCCCCAGCACCGCCGCAG GTGCCACCGTCTCGCCAGCCGCCACCAAAGCAGCCTCGGGCTGcggccccagcagcagcaccggGGAGGGCAGCCTGGGGGTCCCGCGGGTCCCGCTGCCCCCAGGCCCCGAGCCCTTCcccttcctgggccaggagcaggtGCTGCCCTTCggaggctccctgccccctggcctcCTCCAGGGCGGCTTCCTCGGCTCCTTGCCCTTCTCCCTGGCCCTGAGCCAGCCGCAGCTGCTGGGCTgcccggggcagggggaggcgcCGCTGCCCGCCCTGGGCCTGCCGGGCGAGccggaggggcaggggctgcagaccCTGCTCATGGCCTCGCTGCTGCAGAGCCAGCCTCAGTCACCCCTGCTGGGCCTCGGCCTGCCCGGCCTGGACCTGCTCCAGCAGCCTGGCGGCCTCCTCCcggccctgctgcccctgcccgaCCCACCCTGCCAGGGGGACCTCCCGGAtgggcccctgcagcccctgcttttCCCGGCACTGCCCACCTCGCCCGCCGTCCTCGCTTTAAactcagctctgctggcagccGGCCTGGCAGCCCCCGACGCCCAG CCTGGTGTCGCTGGCTCGCCCATGGCACCTACCTCGACCGGCACGACGCCCACGACTACTGAGGCTCCCAGCGCCGAGGGCAGGGCCCCTGAGCCCCCTGGCGCCTTCGGCAGCGCCCCGGTGCCCGGCAGCGCCCCggtgccccccagctcctccgGGAGGCTCCACCCGCTGCTGCCCCCACTGGTCTGCCCGCTGCTGAGTGCTGCGCTGCTGG gtgACCTGTCGGTGCTGAGCCCCCTGGGGGCCGCCGGGAGCCCCCTGCTCCAGAGCCAGCCGCAgctgctctctccttccctgccagtgcccctggGCTTCCAGCTCTTCCAGGGCCAGCCCCCCGTCGTCGGCCAGCTCGGCAGCTCTAGTCCCCTGGCCTGCCTCCTGCAG CTCAGCCCCGGGTTTGGCGCCCCTGAGAAGCCAGTGACGGCACTGAGCGAAGGCCCCTCTCCGAACCCGCCCAGCGTCCCAGAGCCTGAGCCGCCGGCCCCCTTTGCCCCCTTCTGCACAGACGCTGCCCCCGCTGCCCTGCCAAGTGCCTTAGACTCCCCGTCAGTGCCCAGGGCCACGGACTACCCGGCCACAAGCACCCTGGAGCTGGCCGGGCCAGGCCAGCAGGGAGCACTGGGCTTTGCCACCCCTATGGGCCAGCTGGACGTAGGCGCTGCAGGacctccctgctccaggaccCCCCTGAAACGGGCCCGGCGCAGCGCAGAGGAGCTGAACGGCAACATCCCCCCCCGTGCGGCCCCCCGCAGAACCAAGAGCGCCCGCCGTGGGGCCGGGCGGGGCCGCGGGGCCTGGGGCCGCGGGCGGCACTTCAATGGGCAGGCGGGTGAGCTGGGCGAGAAGGCAGCACCCTCGGGGCACCCACCCCACCCGGCCTGGAGGTGCAATGGTGAGATCCCGGTGCCGGGCACGGCCAGCCCACTGGCCCTCAACAAAGCAGAGGAGATAAAG GGGAACCCCGGGAGACTGCGCCCATCCCGCCGGGGCCGGAGGAGGAAGGTCAG CGCCCCCCGGCCTAGCACCCGCCTGGAGACGCCACGAGCAAGGGGCCCTACCACCGAGCCAGGCTCCGTCCCCACTGTAAGTGCCACCCGCTGGGTGAGGGTGGGTTGTTGGCAGCAATTGGTTTTCAGCCCAGTTCCTAGTGCCCCCCAGCTGGCAGGGACTGAgcctccccatctctctcctgTTCCCCACAGGGGTGTCTGGGCCCCTCCATCAGTCTCATTCCACAGCCGCTGGCGAGGGGTCGAGCCCAGAGCAGGCCCCGGGGTCCTGACTCCTCTCCCCAGTGCCCTGGCTTGGGACATCGATCCAGCAGCCTGGCACCACTCCTTGCCCAGCAGCACCCTCCCTTCTCACCCCCGCAGGAGGACGGCGCCCCCGGGCGGCGCCCCCGGCCTGGCCGCCCCGCCAAGAACCGCCGCCGGAAGCTGGTGA
- the DCTN2 gene encoding dynactin subunit 2 gives MAEPKYAELPGIARNEPDVYETSDLPEDDQAEFDAEELTSTSVEHIIVNPNAAYDKFKDKRVGTKGLDFSDRISKAKRTGYESGEFEILGDGTGVKETPRQKYQRLLHEVHELSTEVEKIQSTAKESAAEEKLSPVVLAKQVVALKQQLVSTHLEKLLGPDAAINLTDPDGALAKRLLVQLEAAKSARGTPGAGRSPSKAPVPVGNMVTYELHSRPEQDKFSQAAKIAELEKRLSELEATVCCEQDSQNPLAVGLQGASLMDTVEILQAKVSTLDVAVLDQVEARLQSVLGKVNEIAKHKVAVEDADTQSKVHQLYEVVQRWSPMATTLPALVQRLATVKQLHEQAMQFGQLLTHLDTTQQMIVHSLKDNATLLTQVQQTMKENLVAVEENFASMDARVKQLSQ, from the exons GAGGAGCTGACGAGCACCAGCGTGGAGCACATCATCGTCAATCCCAATGCGGCCTACGACAAGTTTAAGGACAAGCGAGTGGGCACCAAAGGGCTCG ACTTCTCTGACCGGATCAGCAAAGCCAAGCGGACTGGCTACGAGTCGGGGGAGTTTGAGATT CTAGGGGACGGCACTGGTGTGAAAGAGACGCCCCGGCAGAAGTACCAGCGGCTGCTCCATGAGGTTCACGAGCTGAGCACAGAGGTGGAGAAGATACAG AGCACCGCGAAGGAGTCAGCGGcagaggagaagctgagcccCGTGGTGCTCGCCAAGCAGGTCGTGGCCCTGAAGCAGCAGCTGGTCTCCACGCACCTGGAGAAGCTCTTGGGGCCGGACGCAGCCATCAACCTGACTGACCCCGACGGAGCCCTCGCCAA GCGCCTGCTCGTTCAGCTGGAAGCGGCGAAGAGTGCCAGGGGCACCCCCGGGGCAGGGAGGAGCCCGTCGAAGGCCCCTGTGCCCGTGGGGAATATGGTGACCTACGAGCTGCACTCGAGACCCGAACAAGACAAATTCTCTCAGGCTGCAAAG ATAGCGGAGCTGGAGAAGCGGCTGAGCGAGCTGGAAGCCACGGTGTGTTGCGAGCAGGACAGCCAG AATCCCCTGGCggttgggctgcagggagccagcctCATG GACACTGTGGAGATCCTGCAGGCCAAAGTCAGCACCTTGGACGTTGCTGTTCTGGACCAGGTGGAGGCGAGGCTGCAG AGCGTCCTGGGGAAGGTGAATGAAATTGCCAAGCACAAGGTGGCCGTGGAGGATGCAGACACCCAGAGCAAG GTGCATCAGCTCTATGAGGTCGTGCAGCGCTGGAGCCCCATGGCCACCACCCTGCCTGCGCTGGTGCAGAGACTGGCCACTGTCAAGCAGCTGCACGAGCAAG CCATGCAGTTTGGGCAGCTCCTGACGCACCTGGACACCACCCAGCAGATGATCGTCCACTCCCTGAAGGACAACGCCACGCTGCTGACACAG GTCCAGCAGACCATGAAGGAGAACCTGGTGGCCGTGGAGGAGAACTTCGCCAGCATGGATGCACGGGTGAAGCAGCTCTCCCAgtga
- the DDIT3 gene encoding DNA damage-inducible transcript 3 protein: protein MAAEPVPASLPSWELEAWYEDLQEVLSSDENGGTSLPPGGVEQKDLATLDATALLWGLDFPAPLVEPTGDAPGSCELDASLTTELLELLSGTAEELAGLPESDSSQSSPAQTCTEDEEGAGPACGLKRKRSSQPQGQGKKQSREKEQNERRVTELMAENERLKQEIERLSAEVEATRAALIERMVNLQKV from the exons ATGGCAGCCGAGCCGGTacctgcctccctgcccagctgggagctggaggcTTGGTATGAGGACCTGCAGGAGGTGCTGTCCTCAGATGAGAATGGGGGGacatccctgccccctgggggagTGGAACAG aaggACCTTGCCACGCTTGATGCCACGGCACTGCTATGGGGCTTGGATTTCCCAGCCCCCTTGGTGGAGCCGACAGGTGATGCCCCTGGGAGCTGCGAGCTGGATGCCAGCTTGACGACcgagctgctggagctgctgagcGGAACGGCCGAGGAGCTGGCAGGGCTCCCTGAATCGGACTCCAGCCAGAGTTCCCCAGCTCAGACCTGCACAGAGGACGAGGAGGGGGCAGGCCCGGCCTGTGGcctgaagaggaagagaagcagccagccccaggggcagggcaagaagcagagcagggagaaGGAGCAGAACGAGAGGAGGGTGACGGAGCTGATGGCCGAGAATGAGCGGCTCAAGCAGGAGATCGAGCGGCTGAGCGCGGAGGTGGAGGCCACCAGGGCAGCGTTGATCGAGCGCATGGTGAACCTGCAGAAGGTGTAG
- the MARS1 gene encoding methionine--tRNA ligase, cytoplasmic isoform X2: MRLYLSEGSAQGLKVLAAAGASGARVRLERVPPDGRVVPFLTHPRVPALHLDSGTFLFSPNAICQYFFLLAGKEPDDLTNQWLEWEATELQPAVSTALYCHLVQGKKEEVLGAIRKPLTYIDQSLTSKATPYLAGEAESVADFVVWATLYPVLRDEFGLPDELQALRSWFQTMNLLEPCRSAAESVLTPKGAQEFKAYLQKQPGPSLHWEKPATNEPEEEELAERSLSEEEIAAAAEAWPRGPAALPERWQPPSPVLPVEGRRNVLITSALPYVNNVPHLGNIIGCVLSADVFARYCRLRNWNTLYVCGTDEYGTATETKALEEGLTPQQICDKYNAIHAQIYRWFDISFDYFGRTTTPHQTTIAQDIFQRLLERDMLRTDTVDQLRCERCQRFLADRFVEGTCPFCNYEEARGDQCDKCGKLINAVELKKPQCKVCKDSPVVKSSQHLFLDLPKLEGRLEKWLEQSWATGDWTANSRFITRSWIRDGLKPRCITRDLKWGTPVPLDGFRDKVFYVWFDAPIGYLSITANYTDQWERWWKNPQQVQLYNFMAKDNVPFHSVVFPCTLLGAEDNYTLVNHLVATEYLNYEDGKFSKSRGVGVFGDMAQDTGIPADIWRFYLLFLRPEGQDSTFSWTDLMLKNNSELLNNLGNFVNRAGMFVCKFFGGRVPHMELGTDDKRLLAHVTLELRQYNQLLEKVRIRDALRCILSVSRYGNQYIQVNEPWKRIKGHDADRTRAGTVTGVAVNIASLISVMLQPYMPSISATIQRQLCVPKACNVLTDTFLCLLPPGHQIGTVSPLFQKLESEQIEALRKRFGEGQAHVAYVASADVTPPGPGGGMVLAGDPQKAEELAEELAKQADHVRQLKASKAEKGQIDAEVAKLLELKKQLALAEGKTPEPPAPKGKKRK, translated from the exons GTACTTCTTCCTCTTAGCTGGAAAGGAGCCTGACGATCTCACCAATCAGTGGCTTGAATGGGAAGCAACGGAGCTGCAG CCGGCCGTGTCCACAGCCCTGTATTGCCACCTGGTgcaaggaaaaaaagaagaagttcTAGGGGCCATCAGGAAACCGTTAACCTACATTGATCAAAGCTTGACCAGCAAGGCCACTCCTTACCTCGCCGGG GAGGCAGAATCAGTAGCCGACTTTGTCGTGTGGGCCACCCTTTACCCTGTGTTGCGGGATGAATTCGGCCTGCCAG ATGAACTGCAGGCTCTGAGGAGCTGGTTCCAGACCATGAACCTCTTGGAGCCCTGCAGAAGTGCCGCGGAGTCCGTGCTGACGCCCAAGGGAGCCCAGGAGTTCAAAGCCTATCTACAGAAACAGCCAGGGCCCAGCCTGCACTGGGAGAAGCCAGCAACTAACGAGCCAGAG GAAGAGGAATTGGCCGAGCGCTCGTTGTCGGAGGAAGAAATCGCAGCTGCTGCGGAAGCCTGGCCCAGAGGCCCGGCAGCCCTGCCCGAACGCTGGCAGCCGCCGAGCCCTGT GCTGCCGGTGGAGGGCAGAAGGAACGTCCTGATCACCAGCGCCTTGCCCTATGTCAACAACGTGCCCCACCTGGGGAACATCATCGGCTGCGTCCTCAGTGCCGACGTCTTCGCCAG GTACTGCCGCCTACGGAATTGGAACACGCTGTATGTGTGTGGGACGGACGAGTACGGGACGGCCACGGAGACCAAGGCCCTGGAGGAGGGGCTGACGCCCCAGCAGATCTGCGACAAGTACAATGCCATCCACGCCCAGATCTACCGCTGGTTCGACATCTCCTTTGACTATTTTGGCCGGACCACCACGCCCCACCAGACCAC GATAGCCCAGGACATCTTCCAGCGCCTGCTGGAGCGCGACATGCTGCGGACGGACACCGTGGACCAGCTGCGGTGCGAGCGCTGCCAGCGCTTCCTGGCCGACCGCTTTGTGGAGggcacctgccccttctgcaacTACGAGGAGGCCCGGGGCGACCAGTGTGACAAGTGCGGGAAGCTCATCAACGCGGTGGAGCTCAAG AAACCTCAGTGCAAAGTGTGCAAAGACTCCCCGGTGGTGAAGTCCTCGCAGCATCTCTTCCTGGACCTGCCCAAG CTGGAGGGGCGCCTGGAGAAGTGGTTGGAGCAGTCGTGGGCCACGGGTGACTGGACGGCCAATTCCCGCTTCATCACCCGCTCCTGGATCCGTGACGGCCTCAAGCCCCGCTGCATCACCCGCGACCTGAAATGGGGGACGCCCGTCCCGCTGGACGGCTTCCGCGACAAG GTGTTCTACGTCTGGTTCGATGCCCCGATCGGCTACCTGTCCATCACGGCCAACTACACCGACCAGTGGGAGAGGTGGTGGAAGAACCCACAGCAG gtCCAGCTCTACAACTTCATGGCCAAGGACAACGTCCCCTTCCACAGCGTCGTCTTCCCCTGCACACTGCTCGGTGCTGAGGATAACTACACGCTGGTCAACCACCTCGTTGCCACAG AGTACCTCAACTACGAGGACGGGAAGTTCTCCAAGAGCCGCGGCGTGGGGGTGTTCGGGGACATGGCCCAGGACACAGGGATCCCTGCTGACATCTGGCGCTTCTACCTGCTCTTCCTGCGCCCCGAGGGGCAGGACAGCACCTTCTCCTGGACCGACCTCATGCTGAAGAACAACTCGGAGCTGCTCAACAACCTGGGCAACTTTGTCAACAG ggccggGATGTTCGTCTGTAAGTTCTTCGGCGGGCGCGTCCCCCACATGGAGCTGGGCACGGACGACAAGCGGCTGCTGGCTCACGTCACCCTGGAGCTGCGCCAGTACAACCAGCTGCTGGAGAAGGTCCG GATCCGGGATGCCCTGCGCTGCATCCTGAGCGTTTCTCGCTATGGCAACCAGTACATCCAGGTGAACGAGCCCTGGAAACGGATCAAGGGTCATGACGCTGACAG GACTCGGGCGGGCACCGTGACAGGCGTGGCCGTCAATATCGCCTCCCTGATCTCAGTCATGCTGCAGCCATACATGCCCAGCATCAGCGCCACCATCCAGCGCCAGCTCTGTGTGCCGAAGGCCTGCAATGTGCTGACTGacaccttcctctgcctcctaCCCCCTGGGCACCAGATCGGCACG GTGAGCCCCCTGTTCCAGAAGCTGGAGAGTGAGCAAATTGAAGCCCTGCGGAAGCGGTTTGGTGAAGGGCAG gCACATGTTGCCTACGTGGCCTCGGCCGACGTGACACCCCCTGGGCCTGGGGGAGGCATGGTGCTGGCAGGGGACCCCCAGAAGGCTGAGGAGCTGGCCGAGGAGCTGGCCAAACAG GCTGACCACGTGCGCCAGCTGAAGGCCAGCAAGGCGGAGAAGGGGCAGATCGATGCTGAGGTTGCCAAGCTGCTGGAGCTGAAGAAGCAGCTGGCGCTGGCTGAGGGGAAGACCCCCGAGCCCCCGGCCCCcaaggggaagaagaggaaataG